From a single Nicotiana tabacum cultivar K326 chromosome 8, ASM71507v2, whole genome shotgun sequence genomic region:
- the LOC107778464 gene encoding uncharacterized protein LOC107778464, which translates to MESSKKQVGSSFSADIFDSTIESTQPSNSTGIFSSLFPPPSKVMGRKASASELLQSLEKQSSGCREWNKPPPADVTKDREGAGHCTSSKERESLFQNRVEPCPLSSSLFYGGQEDMYVKSSDAQKMVAHTCYKKEGGEYDSGGNNQYSASRGNWWEGSLYY; encoded by the exons ATGGAAAGTAGTAAGAAGCAAGTGGGTTCATCATTTTCTGCAGATATTTTTGATTCCACCATAGAATCTACTCAGCCATCCAATTCCACCGGGATTTTCTCTTCACTTTTTCCACCACCATCTAAG GTTATGGGAAGGAAAGCTTCAGCATCTGAACTTTTGCAATCTCTGGAGAAGCAGTCGTCTGGTTGTAGGGAATGGAACAAACCACCTCCAG CTGATGTGACGAAAGATAGAGAAGGTGCAGGGCATTGCACATCCAGTAAGGAACGCGAATCACTTTTTCAGAATAGAGTGGAACCATGTCCGCTAAGTTCTTCTCTCTTCTATGGTGGTCAAGAGGACATGTACGTCAAGTCATCCGATGCTCAAAAAATGGTTGCACATACTTGT TACAAGAAGGAAGGAGGAGAATATGATTCTGGTGGAAACAACCAATATAGTGCTTCTAGAGGGAATTGGTGGGAAG GGTCACTTTATTACTAG